In the Flagellimonas sp. HMM57 genome, one interval contains:
- a CDS encoding peptidylprolyl isomerase encodes MKQYLVLIALCSIVFLGCKSGKYADLEDGIYADIQTSQGDILVKLEHEKTPVTVANFVSLAEGKSPFVSDSLKDKKYYDGLIFHRIIKDFMIQGGDPTGTGRGNPGYKFKDEFHDSLSHSKKGILSMANSGPKTNGSQFFITHKETPWLDGRHTVFGEVVEGMDVVDTLANVEVVAPANKPKVDVVMNAVEIIRNGKEAKKFDAIQIMTDYFAEEEAVVAAFEKMKSELLADFEQQKEAAEESDSELKIFSLTKGEGEQPKIGQKVLVNYAGWLPNGDLFDSNYEDIAVKFNKYDDRRKQGGGYSPYLWNTGPKHV; translated from the coding sequence ATGAAACAATACCTTGTTTTAATAGCACTATGTTCAATCGTATTCTTAGGATGCAAATCTGGCAAATATGCCGATTTGGAAGATGGGATTTATGCAGATATACAGACTAGCCAAGGCGATATTCTCGTAAAACTGGAGCACGAAAAAACCCCAGTTACCGTCGCCAATTTTGTATCCTTGGCGGAAGGAAAAAGTCCCTTTGTAAGCGACAGTCTTAAAGATAAGAAGTATTACGACGGACTTATTTTTCATAGGATCATCAAAGATTTTATGATTCAAGGAGGCGATCCTACAGGTACAGGACGCGGAAATCCCGGCTATAAATTTAAAGATGAGTTCCATGATTCACTTTCTCACTCAAAAAAAGGAATTCTATCCATGGCAAACTCCGGTCCCAAAACCAATGGAAGCCAATTTTTTATAACGCACAAAGAAACCCCATGGTTAGATGGCAGACATACCGTTTTTGGTGAAGTTGTGGAAGGAATGGACGTTGTGGATACGCTTGCAAATGTTGAAGTGGTCGCTCCTGCCAACAAACCCAAAGTCGACGTGGTCATGAATGCCGTAGAGATTATACGAAACGGTAAAGAGGCAAAAAAGTTTGATGCCATTCAGATTATGACCGATTATTTTGCAGAGGAGGAAGCCGTAGTTGCCGCTTTTGAAAAAATGAAAAGTGAATTATTGGCCGATTTTGAACAACAAAAAGAAGCAGCCGAAGAAAGCGATTCAGAATTAAAAATCTTTTCATTGACCAAAGGAGAGGGCGAACAGCCAAAAATAGGTCAGAAAGTATTGGTAAACTATGCTGGATGGTTGCCGAACGGAGATCTATTCGATAGCAATTATGAGGATATTGCCGTCAAATTCAATAAGTACGACGATAGAAGAAAGCAAGGTGGCGGCTATTCCCCGTACCTATGGAATACGGGCCCGAAGCACGTTTGA
- the gldI gene encoding gliding motility-associated peptidyl-prolyl isomerase GldI, with product MRIVFFIFLALLMVNCGGPEPRKPVKVKSGSFFKESVERNKELLALEEKMIQAIIEKDTIHDYQASPNGFWYYFETKNDTATYLPKTNDQILFSYNLLSLANDTIYTMKDKGPTSYVVDKEQLFPGLQNAVKLLKVSERATFLFPSLQAYGYHGDGNDIGPKTPLKSTIELHTIIINQDSLNLKSEKQ from the coding sequence ATGAGAATTGTGTTTTTTATTTTTTTGGCCCTTCTAATGGTAAATTGTGGAGGACCAGAACCAAGAAAACCGGTAAAAGTAAAATCGGGGAGTTTTTTTAAGGAATCCGTTGAGCGAAATAAAGAACTGCTTGCCCTGGAGGAAAAAATGATACAGGCAATCATTGAAAAAGACACCATACATGATTACCAAGCCAGTCCAAACGGGTTCTGGTATTATTTTGAAACAAAAAACGATACCGCAACTTACCTACCAAAAACAAACGATCAAATATTGTTTTCCTACAATCTTCTATCATTGGCAAATGATACTATTTATACCATGAAGGATAAAGGCCCAACATCTTACGTTGTAGACAAGGAACAACTCTTCCCCGGGCTTCAAAATGCGGTGAAATTGCTAAAAGTAAGCGAGCGGGCAACATTTTTGTTTCCTTCCCTGCAAGCATATGGATACCATGGTGACGGAAATGATATTGGACCAAAAACACCATTAAAATCTACAATAGAATTGCATACAATAATCATAAATCAAGACAGTTTAAATTTAAAATCAGAAAAACAATGA
- a CDS encoding bifunctional oligoribonuclease/PAP phosphatase NrnA: MNLEDITTVKSILSKPQKIVIIPHKNPDGDAIGSCLGLNGFLISQGHDSTVIAPNDYPKFLKWMPGNESILNFEKENSQSKKCLEEATVVFTLDFNDLSRVGQLESVLKEKEATFIMIDHHQQPSDYATVTYSDVRMSSTCEMVYNFIEYLSEIDKIDEEIATNLYTGIMTDTGSFKYRSTSSRTHRVIADLIDKGAHNMEIHQRVYDTNSPSRLHLLGVALSNMVILPEYSTAYITLSQEELDKHDFKKGDTEGFVNYGLTLEGIIFAVIFIENKEEGIIKISFRSIGDFSVNEFARKHFNGGGHDNAAGGRSDMSIKETTKQFVTLLESYKNQLCS, encoded by the coding sequence ATGAATTTAGAGGACATCACGACGGTTAAGTCGATTCTTTCCAAGCCCCAAAAAATCGTAATCATACCTCATAAAAATCCAGACGGAGACGCCATAGGTTCGTGTTTGGGACTGAACGGTTTTCTTATTTCACAAGGACATGATTCCACTGTCATAGCGCCAAACGATTACCCAAAGTTTCTAAAATGGATGCCGGGAAACGAGTCCATCTTAAATTTTGAAAAAGAAAATTCGCAATCTAAAAAATGTTTGGAAGAAGCAACAGTAGTCTTCACACTCGACTTTAATGATCTATCTAGAGTAGGACAGTTGGAATCGGTTTTAAAAGAAAAAGAAGCTACTTTTATAATGATCGACCATCACCAACAACCTAGCGACTATGCAACGGTTACCTATTCAGATGTTAGGATGAGCTCTACTTGCGAAATGGTCTATAATTTCATTGAATATTTAAGTGAAATCGATAAAATAGATGAAGAAATCGCAACCAACCTGTATACGGGAATCATGACAGATACCGGCTCGTTCAAATATAGGTCGACCTCTAGCAGAACACATCGCGTTATAGCAGATTTAATAGATAAAGGGGCCCATAATATGGAAATCCACCAAAGGGTCTACGATACTAATTCTCCCTCTCGGCTTCATCTCTTGGGTGTAGCGCTGAGCAACATGGTCATACTCCCAGAATATAGCACGGCCTATATAACGCTTTCGCAAGAAGAGTTGGATAAACATGATTTTAAAAAAGGAGACACCGAAGGTTTTGTCAATTATGGGTTGACCTTGGAAGGGATTATTTTTGCAGTCATCTTTATTGAAAACAAAGAAGAGGGAATCATAAAAATATCGTTCCGTTCCATTGGTGATTTTTCGGTAAATGAATTTGCCAGAAAACATTTTAACGGAGGTGGACATGACAATGCTGCTGGTGGAAGAAGCGACATGAGTATAAAAGAAACTACAAAACAATTCGTTACACTTTTAGAGTCCTATAAAAACCAACTATGTTCATGA
- a CDS encoding alkaline phosphatase D family protein, whose protein sequence is MKYFSTVFSAVVFFFGCKSQQAVPSAIAQNTEKSGTVFTIAFGSCNKQDVANPFWDDILNENPDVWIWGGDNIYADTENMDELKSMYSKQLGNEGYKLLNETTPVIGTWDDHDYGLNDGGEEFSMKKESQQLFLDFMGVPKDSKRRNQEGVYTSHLFETPKGKVKILVLDTRYFRSSLESDPDPKRRYKPNTNADATILGNAQWDWLQKELDNSEADFNLIVTSIQFLSGEHGFESWSNFPKDVEKLKNSITSSGAKGVMILSGDRHISEFSKVELPQIPYSLIDFTSSGLTHSYSDFTSEPNRFRIGEVMAFPSFGIITLHLETREAHLKMMGENGLVFQELKQAY, encoded by the coding sequence ATGAAATATTTTAGTACTGTATTTAGCGCTGTTGTCTTCTTTTTTGGCTGTAAAAGTCAGCAAGCTGTTCCTTCTGCCATTGCTCAAAATACAGAAAAGTCGGGTACTGTTTTTACTATTGCTTTTGGCTCGTGCAACAAGCAAGATGTAGCTAATCCTTTTTGGGACGATATCCTAAATGAAAACCCGGATGTTTGGATATGGGGAGGCGACAATATCTATGCGGATACCGAAAATATGGATGAATTAAAATCCATGTACAGTAAACAACTTGGGAATGAGGGCTACAAACTATTAAATGAAACAACTCCGGTTATCGGTACTTGGGATGATCATGATTATGGTTTGAACGATGGTGGAGAAGAATTTTCGATGAAAAAAGAAAGCCAACAATTGTTCTTGGATTTCATGGGAGTTCCAAAAGATAGTAAAAGAAGAAACCAAGAAGGTGTCTATACTTCGCATTTGTTTGAAACGCCAAAAGGTAAGGTCAAAATTCTAGTGTTGGACACCAGATATTTTAGAAGTTCTCTAGAATCGGATCCAGACCCAAAGAGACGTTATAAACCTAATACAAATGCAGATGCAACAATTTTAGGCAATGCCCAATGGGATTGGTTGCAAAAGGAACTGGACAATTCTGAAGCAGATTTCAATCTTATTGTCACCAGTATCCAGTTTTTATCAGGAGAGCATGGTTTTGAAAGTTGGAGCAATTTTCCAAAAGATGTGGAGAAGCTTAAAAACAGTATTACATCATCTGGTGCCAAGGGGGTGATGATATTGTCCGGTGACCGTCACATTTCAGAATTTTCAAAAGTAGAACTACCACAAATACCATATTCTCTAATAGATTTTACAAGCAGCGGACTTACACATTCTTACTCAGATTTTACCAGTGAACCCAATAGGTTTAGGATAGGAGAAGTAATGGCGTTTCCAAGTTTTGGAATCATAACGTTGCATTTAGAAACCAGAGAAGCACATTTAAAGATGATGGGTGAAAACGGACTTGTTTTTCAAGAGTTAAAACAAGCGTATTAA
- a CDS encoding nucleoside-diphosphate kinase → MTGNRTFTMIKPDAVENGYIGAILEKITAAGFKIVAMKYTQLSKRDAQEFYAIHKERPFFGELVEFMTRGPIVSAILEKDNAVEDFRALIGATNPEEAAEGTIRKLYASSIGENAVHGSDSDDNAKIEGAFHFSGREIF, encoded by the coding sequence ATGACTGGAAATAGAACATTTACCATGATAAAACCCGATGCTGTTGAGAACGGATATATTGGGGCTATTTTGGAAAAGATAACGGCCGCGGGTTTCAAGATTGTGGCCATGAAATATACACAGTTGAGCAAAAGGGATGCACAAGAATTTTACGCCATCCACAAAGAGCGACCTTTCTTTGGAGAATTGGTTGAATTTATGACAAGAGGACCAATTGTGTCCGCTATTTTGGAAAAGGATAACGCTGTTGAAGACTTTCGCGCTTTGATAGGTGCTACCAATCCAGAAGAAGCTGCTGAAGGTACCATCCGTAAATTGTATGCCTCAAGTATAGGGGAGAATGCGGTCCATGGCTCAGATAGTGATGACAATGCTAAAATTGAAGGTGCTTTCCATTTTTCCGGAAGGGAAATATTTTAG
- a CDS encoding GNAT family N-acetyltransferase, translated as MKNFIETKRLILCEATLEDSEFFYTLLNSPNWIEFIGDKGVRTQEDAKQYIQSNLIDSYQKNGYGLLTMSLKESRKPIGICGFVRRDYLNSPDIGFAILPEHEGNGYTTEACEAIISYGKTELKLQTILGITTPENSKSRNLLIKIGLFEVGIIQPEKDKKELLLFSTKKATQSE; from the coding sequence ATGAAAAATTTTATTGAAACGAAAAGGCTCATACTCTGCGAGGCCACCTTAGAAGATTCAGAATTTTTTTATACGTTATTGAACAGTCCAAATTGGATAGAATTTATTGGAGACAAGGGAGTTCGAACTCAAGAAGATGCAAAGCAGTATATACAGTCCAATTTGATTGATTCTTATCAAAAAAACGGTTATGGTCTCTTAACAATGTCTTTAAAAGAATCTAGAAAGCCCATCGGTATTTGTGGCTTTGTTAGACGGGACTATCTAAATAGTCCGGATATAGGATTTGCGATTCTTCCTGAACATGAAGGCAATGGTTACACTACAGAAGCCTGTGAAGCAATTATAAGCTATGGAAAAACCGAACTTAAGTTGCAAACTATTTTAGGGATTACCACTCCTGAAAATAGCAAGTCACGTAACCTTCTTATCAAAATCGGTCTTTTTGAAGTTGGTATAATTCAGCCCGAAAAAGATAAGAAAGAATTACTGCTTTTTTCCACAAAAAAAGCTACTCAGTCTGAGTAG
- a CDS encoding DUF721 domain-containing protein, with translation MAKRHNSYLNLSDALGEFIKDNKLQKGMDKVEAKDAWVKLMGNGVNNYTTAVELRNETLFVSLSSSVLREELSLGKTKIIAMLNEELGKDLIKKLVLR, from the coding sequence ATGGCGAAACGGCACAATTCATATCTTAATTTAAGCGATGCACTGGGGGAGTTCATCAAAGACAACAAGCTCCAAAAAGGCATGGACAAAGTTGAAGCAAAAGATGCGTGGGTAAAATTGATGGGAAACGGGGTGAACAACTATACCACTGCTGTAGAATTACGAAACGAAACTCTTTTTGTCTCGCTATCCTCTTCCGTACTCAGGGAAGAATTGAGTCTGGGAAAAACCAAAATCATTGCAATGCTCAATGAAGAATTGGGAAAAGATTTGATTAAAAAGCTGGTTTTACGCTAA
- a CDS encoding DNA replication/repair protein RecF encodes MFLKHLSLVNYKNFASKNLEFDPVINCLVGDNGVGKTNILDAIYHLSFGKSYFNPVATQNIKHETDFFVIEGEFEKKERSEKIICSFKRGLKKVIKRNGKAYDKFSEHIGFLPLVIISPSDRDLIIEGSDTRRKFMDGVISQSDKSYLQALIKYNKVLMQRNSLLKYFAVNHTYDADTLAIYDEQLHGFGTEIHQKRMEFITSFIPIFKEQYAHISEKEEQIMLSYESQLTEKNLAELLKKSIDKDRALQYTSVGIHKDDLNFTIDGHPIKKFGSQGQQKTFLIALKLAQFHFIKEQAKTTPILLLDDIFDKLDENRVSQIVALVDNDDFGQIFISDTHAERTENVVKNIHQSYKIFTL; translated from the coding sequence ATGTTTTTAAAGCACTTATCTTTAGTTAATTATAAAAATTTTGCTTCCAAGAACCTGGAATTTGACCCGGTAATCAATTGCCTGGTCGGGGATAACGGCGTGGGCAAAACCAATATTCTAGATGCTATTTACCACCTTTCTTTTGGCAAAAGCTATTTTAATCCCGTTGCCACACAGAACATAAAGCACGAAACCGATTTTTTTGTCATTGAGGGGGAATTTGAAAAAAAAGAGCGTAGCGAAAAAATCATATGCAGTTTTAAAAGAGGATTAAAAAAAGTCATAAAAAGAAACGGTAAAGCATACGATAAGTTTTCGGAACATATCGGTTTTTTGCCACTGGTCATCATTTCGCCATCGGACAGGGATCTTATCATTGAAGGAAGCGATACCCGCAGAAAGTTCATGGACGGGGTCATTTCCCAATCGGACAAGTCGTATTTGCAAGCGCTTATCAAATACAATAAGGTATTGATGCAGCGTAATTCATTATTAAAATATTTTGCCGTAAACCATACGTACGATGCAGATACATTAGCAATTTATGACGAGCAGTTGCATGGTTTTGGTACTGAAATACATCAAAAAAGGATGGAATTCATTACTTCTTTCATTCCAATCTTTAAAGAGCAGTATGCCCATATTTCGGAAAAGGAAGAACAGATAATGCTCTCTTACGAAAGTCAATTGACCGAAAAGAATCTAGCCGAACTCTTAAAAAAATCAATTGACAAGGACCGGGCTTTACAATATACAAGTGTGGGTATCCATAAAGATGATCTGAACTTTACCATTGATGGGCACCCTATTAAAAAGTTTGGCAGTCAAGGACAGCAAAAAACATTCCTGATCGCGTTAAAACTGGCACAATTTCATTTCATAAAAGAACAGGCAAAGACAACCCCTATTTTATTGCTCGATGATATTTTTGACAAATTGGACGAAAACAGGGTCTCACAGATAGTTGCATTGGTGGATAATGATGATTTTGGACAAATATTTATAAGCGATACGCATGCGGAACGGACAGAAAATGTAGTTAAAAATATTCACCAGAGCTATAAAATATTTACCTTGTAA
- a CDS encoding tol-pal system YbgF family protein, protein MATYKKRGFKPKNKVEENQLDEQNSTTAEVFSTLDEGASKTEAWVQKNQNYILGAIAAIAIGVLGYLGYNEFIQKPKEASAANELYYPQQYFDQALTSETEKDSLFLLALNGAEGKYGFLDIIEEYKGTKAANLANYSAGMTYLNIQQYQEAITHLESFSSDDAVLGAMAKGGIGDAFSQLNQPEDALDYYEKAIAHNKNEYTTPRFLYKAGIIAMDLGQKEKAKGFFERIKNEFSTAQEANNIDLLIGLAKN, encoded by the coding sequence ATGGCAACATACAAGAAGCGAGGCTTTAAGCCGAAGAATAAGGTTGAGGAAAATCAGCTGGATGAGCAGAACAGCACAACAGCTGAGGTTTTCAGTACGTTGGATGAAGGTGCTTCTAAGACCGAAGCTTGGGTTCAAAAAAATCAAAACTATATTTTGGGAGCCATAGCAGCTATAGCCATTGGTGTTCTTGGGTATTTAGGTTACAATGAGTTTATCCAAAAACCAAAGGAAGCTTCCGCTGCAAATGAACTTTACTATCCCCAACAATATTTTGACCAAGCCTTGACAAGTGAAACAGAGAAAGATTCTCTTTTCTTGTTAGCCTTAAACGGTGCCGAAGGAAAATATGGTTTTTTGGATATTATAGAGGAATATAAAGGTACAAAGGCTGCAAACCTTGCGAATTACTCCGCTGGTATGACTTATCTTAATATTCAGCAATATCAAGAAGCAATTACCCATTTGGAGAGTTTTTCATCAGATGATGCGGTACTTGGAGCAATGGCAAAAGGTGGTATAGGCGATGCTTTTTCACAATTGAACCAGCCAGAAGATGCCTTGGACTACTATGAGAAAGCTATCGCTCACAATAAAAACGAATATACAACGCCTAGATTTTTGTACAAAGCTGGTATAATCGCCATGGATTTGGGACAAAAAGAAAAAGCGAAAGGTTTCTTTGAGCGTATCAAAAATGAATTTTCTACGGCTCAAGAAGCGAATAATATTGATTTACTTATAGGATTGGCCAAAAACTAG
- the ribH gene encoding 6,7-dimethyl-8-ribityllumazine synthase has protein sequence MATENKNLSIYDKSTIPNAKELRFGIVVSEWNETITEGLYNGAMEALLDCGALAENIVRWDVPGSYELTFGCKKMLTSQKVDAVIAIGSVIRGETSHFDFVCSAAAQGIKDLNVNYDIPVIFCVLTDNNLQQALDRSGGKHGNKGTEAAIAAIKMAVLGK, from the coding sequence ATGGCTACCGAGAATAAAAATCTATCGATTTACGATAAATCTACAATCCCAAATGCGAAGGAACTTCGGTTTGGGATTGTTGTTTCTGAATGGAATGAAACAATAACCGAAGGACTTTACAACGGTGCTATGGAAGCTCTGTTGGATTGTGGTGCATTAGCTGAAAATATTGTAAGATGGGATGTTCCTGGTAGTTATGAACTCACATTTGGCTGCAAAAAAATGCTGACTTCACAAAAAGTGGATGCAGTGATTGCAATTGGTAGCGTTATCCGTGGTGAAACCAGTCATTTCGATTTTGTTTGTAGTGCAGCGGCGCAAGGCATTAAGGATTTGAACGTCAACTATGACATTCCAGTCATTTTTTGTGTACTTACGGATAACAACTTGCAACAAGCGTTGGACCGCAGTGGTGGAAAACACGGCAACAAAGGTACTGAAGCTGCTATCGCTGCCATTAAAATGGCCGTTTTGGGCAAGTAA
- a CDS encoding riboflavin synthase subunit beta codes for MRNFLKLRKNRSYNYSPRYYKGESNPFKIEHKLDKFRSTAHTQRGLKNKFTSAIDDLKNEGDKNIKLRFLIIVVVLIVLFLFIIDFDLSIFLTP; via the coding sequence ATGCGAAATTTTCTAAAACTTAGAAAAAATAGAAGTTATAATTATTCACCACGTTATTACAAGGGTGAAAGCAATCCTTTTAAAATAGAACATAAACTGGATAAATTCAGAAGTACGGCACATACACAACGTGGTCTTAAAAATAAATTTACCTCTGCGATAGATGATTTAAAGAATGAGGGCGATAAGAACATCAAACTCAGGTTTCTTATCATTGTAGTTGTTTTAATAGTGTTGTTTCTCTTCATCATAGACTTTGATTTATCAATATTTCTGACTCCCTAA
- the mutL gene encoding DNA mismatch repair endonuclease MutL, producing the protein MADIIKLLPDHVANQIAAGEVVQRPASVVKELLENAIDAGATLIKLIVKDGGKTLIQVVDNGMGMSETDARLSFERHATSKISNAQDLFNLQTKGFRGEALASIAAIAHVDMQTRTDVTEVGTHLKIEGSKIVMQDVIATPKGTSIAVKNLFFNIPARRNFLKSNQVELRHIMDEFHRVALVHPTIEFHFFNNGSEVFNLPKTNYRQRISHVFGSKMSGRLVPVNEETEVVKISGFICKPEFAKKSRGEQFFFANDRFIKSPYLHHSVVAAFEGLIKSDLYPGYFLYLEVNPSSIDINIHPTKTEVKFDDENTMYAILRSTIKHSLGQFNVAPVLDFDHDPNLDTPYEYKEKGVILPKVTVDASFNPFQSTQEKTGSTGTYKKTSAKGWENLYEGLDAEIKTDNFSSVQIESDDVAQGTFYSDSDTEEHTGTTFQLRRKYIVSTIKSGMLVINQNRAHERVLFEKFLTEITVKEGISQQLLFPLELSFTKQELTVLKEVKDSLANVGFAFESLEGETVKVTGVPLILSERGIGTVLDRIMADYKEGFEGNSISQAEVLAATLAKNLAVKTGELLDKESQLALVNDLFGCKEPTLSPSQKLTYIIISEGDIEKKFS; encoded by the coding sequence ATGGCAGATATCATTAAACTATTGCCAGACCATGTCGCTAATCAAATTGCAGCAGGGGAAGTGGTTCAACGGCCAGCTTCGGTGGTAAAAGAATTGTTGGAAAATGCAATCGATGCCGGTGCTACATTGATAAAGCTTATTGTAAAGGACGGCGGAAAGACTTTGATCCAGGTGGTCGATAACGGCATGGGAATGAGCGAGACCGATGCCAGATTGTCTTTTGAAAGGCATGCAACTTCCAAAATATCCAATGCCCAAGATCTTTTCAATTTACAGACCAAGGGATTTCGAGGAGAGGCGTTGGCTTCAATTGCCGCCATAGCCCATGTGGATATGCAAACTAGAACCGATGTAACCGAGGTAGGGACACATCTAAAGATAGAGGGTAGCAAAATAGTAATGCAAGATGTTATTGCAACTCCTAAAGGTACATCGATAGCGGTTAAAAATCTATTCTTTAATATTCCGGCAAGACGTAATTTTCTTAAATCGAACCAAGTGGAGTTACGTCATATTATGGACGAATTCCATAGAGTTGCTCTAGTGCATCCCACTATCGAGTTTCATTTTTTTAACAACGGCTCTGAAGTTTTTAATCTGCCAAAGACGAATTACAGGCAACGGATAAGCCATGTTTTTGGCAGTAAAATGAGCGGCCGCTTGGTTCCGGTAAACGAGGAGACCGAAGTGGTCAAAATTTCCGGATTCATCTGTAAGCCCGAATTTGCAAAAAAGAGTAGGGGAGAACAGTTTTTCTTCGCCAACGACAGATTTATTAAAAGTCCATATTTGCATCATTCCGTAGTAGCAGCTTTTGAAGGACTCATAAAGTCTGATCTCTATCCTGGGTACTTCTTGTATTTAGAAGTGAATCCATCATCAATAGACATCAACATACACCCTACGAAAACAGAAGTTAAGTTTGATGATGAAAATACAATGTACGCTATTTTGCGGTCTACCATAAAGCATAGCTTGGGACAATTTAATGTGGCTCCCGTATTGGATTTTGACCATGACCCTAATCTGGACACTCCCTACGAATACAAAGAGAAAGGTGTAATACTCCCAAAAGTAACGGTGGACGCTTCTTTTAATCCATTTCAATCTACCCAAGAAAAAACAGGTAGTACGGGCACTTATAAAAAGACGAGTGCTAAAGGTTGGGAAAATCTATATGAAGGGTTGGATGCTGAAATAAAGACCGATAATTTTAGTAGTGTACAAATAGAATCCGATGATGTTGCCCAAGGTACTTTTTATTCCGATTCTGATACCGAAGAACATACAGGAACTACCTTTCAACTTAGAAGAAAATATATTGTTAGTACCATTAAATCGGGTATGTTGGTCATTAATCAAAATCGTGCTCATGAACGGGTGCTTTTTGAAAAGTTCTTGACCGAGATAACCGTAAAAGAAGGTATAAGCCAACAGCTTTTATTTCCTTTGGAGCTTTCATTTACAAAACAAGAACTTACTGTTTTAAAAGAAGTTAAGGATAGTCTCGCCAATGTTGGTTTTGCTTTTGAAAGTTTAGAAGGAGAGACTGTTAAAGTGACAGGTGTTCCTTTAATTCTTTCTGAAAGAGGAATTGGCACGGTATTGGACCGAATAATGGCAGATTATAAGGAAGGGTTTGAAGGAAATTCAATTTCCCAAGCAGAAGTTTTAGCGGCAACACTTGCTAAAAACCTTGCCGTAAAAACAGGGGAGCTATTGGACAAAGAGTCGCAACTGGCATTGGTAAACGATTTATTCGGTTGTAAGGAGCCAACACTAAGTCCTTCACAAAAATTGACGTATATTATTATCTCTGAAGGGGATATTGAAAAAAAATTTAGCTAA
- a CDS encoding rhomboid family intramembrane serine protease encodes MGRLTEAVKHLLIINVILFFATQLYGDQMYQWLSLWFPKNTNFQWWQVISHMFMHGSVMHILFNMYALWAFGTPLEQVWGRNKFLFFYFSAGLGSAFLHSGVNYYLFSEGMNALVNSGMTETQVLDILANGQYSPDWYNLASKSTIDNFLSAYNTPAVGASGAIYGVLVAFAFMYSEAKLMLIFLPVPIKAKYFVPLLLLGDLIFGIGNINTGVAHFAHIGGALIGFLMMWYWKKNQFNQNRWN; translated from the coding sequence ATGGGTAGATTGACCGAGGCAGTAAAACACCTGTTGATCATCAACGTTATTTTGTTTTTTGCCACACAATTATATGGCGACCAAATGTACCAATGGTTGTCACTTTGGTTCCCTAAGAATACCAATTTTCAATGGTGGCAGGTTATTTCCCATATGTTCATGCACGGGAGCGTCATGCACATACTTTTCAACATGTATGCGTTATGGGCATTTGGCACGCCTCTAGAGCAGGTTTGGGGCAGGAACAAATTCCTCTTCTTTTATTTTTCAGCGGGTTTGGGCTCAGCCTTTTTGCACTCAGGGGTCAATTATTATCTTTTTAGTGAAGGTATGAACGCTTTGGTCAATTCTGGGATGACGGAAACACAGGTTTTGGACATTCTGGCTAATGGGCAGTATAGTCCAGATTGGTACAATTTAGCTTCCAAAAGCACAATAGATAATTTTTTGAGTGCTTATAATACGCCAGCTGTTGGTGCTTCTGGAGCTATATATGGTGTTTTGGTAGCTTTTGCTTTTATGTATTCCGAAGCGAAACTTATGCTCATATTTCTTCCCGTACCCATTAAGGCAAAGTATTTTGTGCCTTTGTTGTTGCTGGGGGATTTAATTTTTGGAATAGGCAACATAAATACGGGAGTAGCACATTTTGCCCATATCGGCGGAGCATTGATAGGCTTCCTTATGATGTGGTATTGGAAAAAAAATCAGTTTAATCAAAATAGATGGAACTAA